The following proteins are encoded in a genomic region of Lytechinus variegatus isolate NC3 chromosome 7, Lvar_3.0, whole genome shotgun sequence:
- the LOC121418581 gene encoding metastasis-associated protein MTA3-like isoform X6, giving the protein MAANMYRVGDYVYFETSSSQPYLIRRIEELNKTASGNVEAKVVCFYRRRDIPNSLIQLADKHAMALEEEQEEALEELNEKQRHQLKHRELFLSRQLETLPATHIRGKCTVTLLNETESLLSYLSKDDAFFYSLVYDPQQKTLLADKGEIRVGSRYQADVTPLLKEGESDGRDLSSLEALTWNPEHCMNDRSIDQFLVLARSVGTFGRALDCSSSIRQPSLHMSAAAASRDITLFHAMDVLHQQAYELAKAMAILVPAGGPVICRDQLEEWSASEANLFEEALEKYGKDFNDIRQDFLPWKSLKSIVEYYYMWKTTDRYVQQKRLKAAEAESKLKQVYIPTYNKPNPNQINVASNLGNRPSGLIAGGNPLGQGPPQVQPCARACESCHASNSFQWYSWGPANMQCRLCATCWVYWKKCGGLKMPTRLDGERPGNLRNRTERPPMPLSGMHRPFCCTISGCGKEFKLKAHLARHCQTVHGLTIRTSNPRALSLKTRQAFMLVTTPLTRLSRFLCKNMLNLPHVARCPFDPINVAAVKQECQNQLTPGVIPTMPKLKPKVWPRVDIVMANLDQDRPKKPVPQRPTPNGNVRPQLTNPVGTLTPNIRKRQLDDNGEGPQTKRTTISAPRQYRRRGSPISEETTNQLAGCS; this is encoded by the exons ATTATGTCTACTTTGAGACATCATCTTCACAGCCATATCTTATTCGCAGGATTGAAGAACTCAACAaa acTGCCAGCGGCAATGTGGAGGCCAAAGTGGTATGTTTCTATCGCCGTAGAGACATTCCCAACTCACTCATCCAGCTTGCTGATAAACATGCAA tgGCTTTGGAGGAAGAACAAGAGGAGGCTTtggaagagttaaatgagaagCAACGTCATCAGTTGAAACATCGTGAACTGTTCTTATCCCGTCAGTTAGAAACACTTCCAGCCACACACATCAGAGGAAAATGTACAGTCACCCTGCTCAATGAGACAGAGAGTCTCCTCTCGTACTTGTCAAAAGAT GATGCATTCTTCTATTCCTTGGTGTATGACCCACAACAGAAGACTTTGCTTGCAGATAAAGGAGAGATCAGAGTTGGTTCTCGCTACCAAGCTGATGTCACTCCACTCCTCAAAGAAG GTGAATCGGATGGTCGTGACCTTTCTAGTCTCGAGGCTCTGACATGGAACCCGGAACACTGCATGAATGATAGAAGCATTGATCAGTTCCTGGTTCTAGCAAG GTCTGTTGGAACCTTTGGTCGTGCACTTGACTGCAGTAGTTCGATCCGTCAACCAAGTCTTCATATGAGTGCTGCTGCAGCATCAAGAGATATAACATTA TTCCATGCCATGGATGTCCTTCATCAGCAGGCGTATGAGCTGGCCAAAGCTATGGCCATCTTGGTTCCGGCTGGTGGACCGGTCATCTGTAGAGACCAGCTGGAGGAATGGTCAGCTTCAGAAGCCAATCTCTTCGAAGAGGCTCTAGAAAAATATGGCAAAGACTTCAATGATATCAGACAAGACTTT TTGCCATGGAAATCTTTAAAAAGCATTGTAGAATATTACTACATGTGGAAGACCACAGATAGATATGTACAACAGAAGCGACTCAAGGCTGCAGAGGCTGAAAGCAAACTCAAGCAAGTTTACATACCTACATA CAACAAACCAAATCCTAATCAGATCAATGTAGCATCCAACCTTGGAAACCGCCCTAGTGGACTAATAGCCGGAGGCAACCCTTTAGGCCAAGGCCCACCTCAGGTTCAGCCTTGTGCTAGGGCTTGTGAGAGCTGCCATG CAAGCAACTCATTTCAATGGTATTCATGGGGTCCTGCCAACATGCAGTGTAGACTCTGTGCTACATGCTGGGTTTACTGGAAGAAATGTGGTGGACTCAAAATGCCCACTAGACTTG ATGGTGAGCGTCCTGGTAACCTTAGAAACCGTACAGAGCGCCCTCCCATGCCCTTGTCCGGGATGCATCGGCCGTTCTGCTGTACTATAAGCGGATGTGGCAAG gaatTTAAACTGAAGGCACACCTAGCACGCCACTGCCAGACGGTGCACGGTCTGACCATACGCACCAGCAACCCGAGGGCTCTGTCCCTCAAGACCAGGCAGGCGTTCATGCTGGTCACCACCCCACTCACACGTCTCTCTCGGTTCCTCTGTAAGAACATGCTCAATCTACCTCACGTTGCTAGGTGCCCGTTTGATCCCATCAACGTAGCTGCTGTCAAACAGGAAT GTCAGAATCAGCTAACACCCGGTGTTATCCCCACTATGCCGAAGCTGAAGCCAAAGGTCTGGCCCAGGGTAGATATCGTCATGGCTAACTTGGATCAGGATCGGCCAAAGAAACCAGTCCCTC AGCGCCCAACACCAAACGGTAACGTACGCCCTCAGCTGACCAATCCCGTTGGCACACTAACTCCAAACATCAGAAAGCGACAGCTTGATGACAATGGAG AGGGACCACAGACTAAACGTACCACCATATCGGCACCTCGTCAATACAGAAGAA
- the LOC121418581 gene encoding metastasis-associated protein MTA3-like isoform X5, with protein MAANMYRVGDYVYFETSSSQPYLIRRIEELNKTASGNVEAKVVCFYRRRDIPNSLIQLADKHAMALEEEQEEALEELNEKQRHQLKHRELFLSRQLETLPATHIRGKCTVTLLNETESLLSYLSKDDAFFYSLVYDPQQKTLLADKGEIRVGSRYQADVTPLLKEGESDGRDLSSLEALTWNPEHCMNDRSIDQFLVLARSVGTFGRALDCSSSIRQPSLHMSAAAASRDITLFHAMDVLHQQAYELAKAMAILVPAGGPVICRDQLEEWSASEANLFEEALEKYGKDFNDIRQDFLPWKSLKSIVEYYYMWKTTDRYVQQKRLKAAEAESKLKQVYIPTYNKPNPNQINVASNLGNRPSGLIAGGNPLGQGPPQVQPCARACESCHASNSFQWYSWGPANMQCRLCATCWVYWKKCGGLKMPTRLDGERPGNLRNRTERPPMPLSGMHRPFCCTISGCGKEFKLKAHLARHCQTVHGLTIRTSNPRALSLKTRQAFMLVTTPLTRLSRFLCKNMLNLPHVARCPFDPINVAAVKQECQNQLTPGVIPTMPKLKPKVWPRVDIVMANLDQDRPKKPVPQRPTPNGNVRPQLTNPVGTLTPNIRKRQLDDNGGREEKKRKEGPQTKRTTISAPRQYRRRGSPISEETTNQLAGCS; from the exons ATTATGTCTACTTTGAGACATCATCTTCACAGCCATATCTTATTCGCAGGATTGAAGAACTCAACAaa acTGCCAGCGGCAATGTGGAGGCCAAAGTGGTATGTTTCTATCGCCGTAGAGACATTCCCAACTCACTCATCCAGCTTGCTGATAAACATGCAA tgGCTTTGGAGGAAGAACAAGAGGAGGCTTtggaagagttaaatgagaagCAACGTCATCAGTTGAAACATCGTGAACTGTTCTTATCCCGTCAGTTAGAAACACTTCCAGCCACACACATCAGAGGAAAATGTACAGTCACCCTGCTCAATGAGACAGAGAGTCTCCTCTCGTACTTGTCAAAAGAT GATGCATTCTTCTATTCCTTGGTGTATGACCCACAACAGAAGACTTTGCTTGCAGATAAAGGAGAGATCAGAGTTGGTTCTCGCTACCAAGCTGATGTCACTCCACTCCTCAAAGAAG GTGAATCGGATGGTCGTGACCTTTCTAGTCTCGAGGCTCTGACATGGAACCCGGAACACTGCATGAATGATAGAAGCATTGATCAGTTCCTGGTTCTAGCAAG GTCTGTTGGAACCTTTGGTCGTGCACTTGACTGCAGTAGTTCGATCCGTCAACCAAGTCTTCATATGAGTGCTGCTGCAGCATCAAGAGATATAACATTA TTCCATGCCATGGATGTCCTTCATCAGCAGGCGTATGAGCTGGCCAAAGCTATGGCCATCTTGGTTCCGGCTGGTGGACCGGTCATCTGTAGAGACCAGCTGGAGGAATGGTCAGCTTCAGAAGCCAATCTCTTCGAAGAGGCTCTAGAAAAATATGGCAAAGACTTCAATGATATCAGACAAGACTTT TTGCCATGGAAATCTTTAAAAAGCATTGTAGAATATTACTACATGTGGAAGACCACAGATAGATATGTACAACAGAAGCGACTCAAGGCTGCAGAGGCTGAAAGCAAACTCAAGCAAGTTTACATACCTACATA CAACAAACCAAATCCTAATCAGATCAATGTAGCATCCAACCTTGGAAACCGCCCTAGTGGACTAATAGCCGGAGGCAACCCTTTAGGCCAAGGCCCACCTCAGGTTCAGCCTTGTGCTAGGGCTTGTGAGAGCTGCCATG CAAGCAACTCATTTCAATGGTATTCATGGGGTCCTGCCAACATGCAGTGTAGACTCTGTGCTACATGCTGGGTTTACTGGAAGAAATGTGGTGGACTCAAAATGCCCACTAGACTTG ATGGTGAGCGTCCTGGTAACCTTAGAAACCGTACAGAGCGCCCTCCCATGCCCTTGTCCGGGATGCATCGGCCGTTCTGCTGTACTATAAGCGGATGTGGCAAG gaatTTAAACTGAAGGCACACCTAGCACGCCACTGCCAGACGGTGCACGGTCTGACCATACGCACCAGCAACCCGAGGGCTCTGTCCCTCAAGACCAGGCAGGCGTTCATGCTGGTCACCACCCCACTCACACGTCTCTCTCGGTTCCTCTGTAAGAACATGCTCAATCTACCTCACGTTGCTAGGTGCCCGTTTGATCCCATCAACGTAGCTGCTGTCAAACAGGAAT GTCAGAATCAGCTAACACCCGGTGTTATCCCCACTATGCCGAAGCTGAAGCCAAAGGTCTGGCCCAGGGTAGATATCGTCATGGCTAACTTGGATCAGGATCGGCCAAAGAAACCAGTCCCTC AGCGCCCAACACCAAACGGTAACGTACGCCCTCAGCTGACCAATCCCGTTGGCACACTAACTCCAAACATCAGAAAGCGACAGCTTGATGACAATGGAGGTAGGGAAGAAAAGAAACGAAAAG AGGGACCACAGACTAAACGTACCACCATATCGGCACCTCGTCAATACAGAAGAA